From the genome of Uranotaenia lowii strain MFRU-FL chromosome 1, ASM2978415v1, whole genome shotgun sequence, one region includes:
- the LOC129738576 gene encoding zinc finger protein 135-like, with product MVSEIESSDTDYQGNQASEAEEVNQGFQLCPEDKVTAQTKIESASLSTAVLAKQKSEGVPSGFTCEHCGTSFRKRDHFDRHNYTHTGVKEYRCTELGCGKEYTNRTHLNRHIRTNHAKKPIPDADRFTCEHPTCRKSFATYQSMKRHYDIKHVLGKSWSCAECGEKFWRKLQLKQHVVRHTGQYPHRCNICDKGFINAISLRNHRYTHALHKCADCLKEFVRWTDLVAHRRLHHVSFHHCSDCERKFPSKRLLHEHQRMHQRKRDEELEVFQCTYENCPKFYEHERNLLAHIKAKHEGAPKYVCTEPKCGKALASSQKLEQHQKLHESAARSVARMKAPSTSKAPARRKDAGKPKRSTACRLAKIQLDPSAEKILIEKSPEHRPSIELDVSSSALDSASESEAESKVKLGAIVSNQLEAIRKRIRLLQKQQTAPVVAVTAETQDVV from the exons ATGGTAAGCGAAATTGAATCAAGCGATACTGATTATCAAGGAAATCAAGCCTCTGAAGCGGAAGAAGTTAACCAGGGGTTCCAGCTATGCCCTGAAGATAAAGTTACAGCACAAACAAAAATCGAGAGTGCTAGTCTGTCTACAGCGGTTCTCGCCAAGCAAAAATCAGAAGGTGTTCCTAGTGGATTCACTTGCGAACATTGTGGGACAAGCTTCAGGAAGCGGGACCATTTTGATCGACATAATTATACCCATACAGGAGTG AAGGAATATCGCTGTACGGAACTCGGTTGTGGCAAGGAATACACCAACCGGACCCATTTGAATCGTCATATTCGTACTAATCATGCAAAGAAGCCAATACCGGACGCAGACAGATTTACATGCGAGCATCCCACCTGTAGAAAATCCTTTGCCACGTACCAAAGTATGAAAAGGCATTACGATATTAAGCATGTCCTTGGTAAAAGCTGGTCCTGTGCGGAGTGCGGTGAAAAGTTTTGGAGGAAACTGCAGCTCAAGCAGCATGTTGTTCGACACACTGGCCAGTATCCGCATAGGTGTAATATCTGCGATAAAGGTTTCATCAACGCTATTTCCCTCCGGAACCACAGATACACTCATGCCCTGCATAAATGTGCTGATTGTTTGAAAGAATTCGTTCGTTGGACGGATTTGGTGGCGCACCGAAGACTCCACCATGTTAGTTTTCATCACTGCTCAGATTGCGAACGTAAGTTTCCTTCGAAGCGATTGCTACACGAGCATCAGAGAATGCATCAAAGAAAAAGAGACGAGGAGTTGGAAGTCTTCCAGTGTACTTATGAAAATTGTCCAAAGTTCTACGAACACGAGCGTAACCTACTGGCACACATTAAAGCCAAGCATGAAGGAGCTCCTAAGTATGTCTGTACCGAACCAAAATGTGGAAAAGCTTTGGCAAGTAGTCAAAAACTGGAACAACATCAAAAACTGCACGAATCAGCCGCTCGCAGCGTTGCCCGTATGAAAGCTCCCTCAACGAGTAAAGCTCCGGCCAGACGGAAAGACGCCGGAAAGCCGAAGCGTTCAACGGCCTGCCGGCTGGCAAAGATACAGTTGGATCCTTCGGCTGAGAAAATCTTGATAGAAAAAAGTCCGGAACATCGTCCATCGATCGAGCTGGATGTTTCCAGCTCGGCACTAGACTCGGCCTCAGAATCGGAAGCCGAGTCCAAAGTCAAACTGGGTGCCATCGTTTCGAATCAGCTGGAAGCAATCAGGAAACGAATACGGCTACTGCAAAAGCAACAAACCGCCCCTGTTGTCGCAGTAACCGCAGAGACCCAGGATGTCGTTTAA
- the LOC129750514 gene encoding serine/arginine repetitive matrix protein 1 — MGKSKKKYESSSSSSSSEASDSSESTSSEDVKRKAKKKKASRKHKKSSGTSSLAKGRGASTGTDLESGTDPSSDDEEAVVKAKAAHAASKKKHKKHKKQKKAKKHKKHKRGADSEDEGGKRTEVHEEEDEEMEEVIEEVVPDRRRRASSSEYVSSRRESSGGRGRAANRDDRDRSPVNRDRNRSRDQKHPTSKWDSPANNGGGGRDGDYRRKRSHSPRELSSGGNYRQNSRGGGSGGGYNDDYHRQKAPRSPPPPQRNSPPSRDFDRGRHGGGRFEDRHHSPPPPPPQERRWGGGGDRYEDDRHGGGRGDDFRKPSSPGRRRFGNDDRRDFGNNDRRQPHQMRGERFDDFGGRGERNIRDRPPNRNEFDDRGGPRRRNSSPIGGGPPHRGGRDRSPMQDFRGGNEYGGGGFRDRFDGSGGPPHRGNGDRGGRFQQAPRRGSFGRGGARGGGRRGGFHGDRDSFGDRGGDMDHQRKPPPGWGRRSPPPSPPPPARSRSRERNGSGRMGRPVGGSARDRISSPPPVKMERRSRSHSRSRSPPAPAPMPQRQRKFPRKEEKEDEADYEWGAAKRKQPKQESGFREGSSDGSMSDKKETLDKEKPNFALSGKLTEETNKVNGVVIKYAEPPESRKPKRRWRLYPFKGEQALPTLYIHRQSCYLIGRDRKVCDLPIDHPSCSKQHAALQYRLVPYEREDGTAGKRVRPYIIDLESANGTFVNNKKVDTKKYIELLEKDVLKFGFSSREYVLLHENSKEDQEDDDVVDDAKDTGGKDRKPGANSGNSRNKREASE, encoded by the exons ATgggaaaatcaaagaaaaagtatGAGTCCAGCAGCAGTTCCAGCTCTTCGGAAGCCTCCGATTCTAGTGAAAGCACCAGCTCTGAAGATGTCAAACGAAAGGCTAAGAAGAAAAAGGCCAGCCGGAAGCATAAAAAATCTTCTGGAACAAGTTCGTTGGCAAAGGGACGCGGTGCCAGTACTGGTACCGATCTGGAATCTGGAACTGACCCGTCGAGTGATGACGAGGAAGCTGTTGTGAAAGCTAAAGCTGCCCATGCTGCAtcgaagaaaaaacacaaaaagcaTAAGAAACAAAAGAAGGCCAAAAAGCACAAGAAACACAAACGAGGAGCGGATTCGGAAGATGAAGGTGGAAAGAGGACTGAGGTGCACGAGGAAGAGGACGAGGAGATGGAGGAGGTTATTGAAGAAGTCGTCCCAGATCGGAGACGACGGGCATCGTCTAGCGAGTATGTGTCGTCGCGAAGGGAATCATCCGGTGGCAGGGGGCGGGCAGCTAACAG GGACGACCGCGATCGTTCGCCAGTTAATAGGGACCGAAATCGTAGCCGGGATCAAAAGCACCCAACTTCCAAATGGGACAGTCCGGCCAATAATGGTGGTGGTGGACGAGATGGAGACTACCGCCGAAAGAGGTCCCACTCGCCACGGGAACTATCCAGCGGGGGTAATTATCGACAAAACTCACGGGGTGGTGGCAGCGGCGGAGGTTACAATGACGACTACCACCGACAGAAGGCACCCAGGTCACCACCGCCACCGCAGAGAAATTCTCCTCCATCGCGTGATTTCGATCGTGGCCGGCATGGTGGAGGTCGTTTTGAAGACCGACATCACTCACCACCACCACCCCCACCACAGGAAAGAAGATGGGGTGGCGGGGGCGATCGATACGAAGATGATCGTCATGGCGGAGGGCGAGGGGACGATTTTCGTAAACCTTCTTCGCCAGGTCGACGAAGATTCGGCAATGATGATCGGCGCGATTTTGGCAACAACGATCGAAGGCAGCCACATCAGATGCGGGGAGAACGGTTCGACGATTTCGGTGGTCGAGGTGAAAG AAACATCCGCGATCGACCCCCGAATCGGAACGAGTTCGACGATCGTGGTGGTCCTAGGCGAAGAAATTCGTCCCCCATTGGTGGCGGTCCGCCGCATCGTGGCGGACGAGATCGTAGTCCGATGCAAGATTTCCGAGGCGGTAACGAATATGGTGGTGGTGGTTTTCGGGACCGTTTCGATGGATCCGGAGGCCCACCGCACCGAGGTAACGGTGACAGAGGTGGCCGTTTCCAACAAGCACCTCGTCGTGGTTCCTTCGGCCGTGGAGGAGCCCGTGGCGGTGGACGGCGTGGAGGGTTCCATGGCGATCGAGATAGTTTTGGAGATCGTGGAGGAGATATGGATCACCAGAGGAAGCCACCACCCGGATGGGGACGGCGATCTCCGCCACCCTCGCCACCACCCCCGGCGAGATCAAGATCCCGGGAACGTAACGGCTCGGGGCGAATGGGAAGACCTGTCGGTGGTTCAGCCCGGGATAGGATCAGTTCGCCGCCGCCGGTAAAGATGGAACGCCGTTCGCGAAGCCACAGTCGTAGTCGAAGTCCTCCAGCACCGGCACCGATGCCCCAGCGACAACGAAAATTTCCTCGGAAAGAGGAAAAAGAAGATGAAGCCGACTACGAGTGGGGCGCCGCTAAGCGAAAACAACCTAAACAGGAATCCG GTTTTCGCGAAGGAAGTAGCGACGGTTCTATGTCGGACAAAAAAGAAACACTTGATAAGGAAAAACCAAACTTTGCCCTTTCCGGTAAATTGACGGAGGAAACCAACAAGGTAAACGGGGTGGTAATTAAGTATGCCGAACCACCGGAATCCCGCAAACCCAAACGTCGTTGGCGTCTGTATCCGTTCAAAGGCGAACAAGCTTTACCTACGCTGTATATTCATCGACAAAGCTGCTACCTTATCGGCCGAGATCGCAAGGTATGCGATCTTCCTATCGATCATCCTTCCTGCTCGAAACAGCATGCTGCCCTGCAGTATCGTCTGGTGCCGTACGAACGGGAGGATGGAACAGCTGGTAAGCGTGTACGACCATACATAATTGATTTGGAGTCTGCTAACGGGACGTTCGTCAACAACAAGAAGGTGGACACCAAGAAGTACATCGAATTGTTGGAAAAGGATGTGCTTAAGTTTGGCTTCAGCTCCCGAGAGTACGTATTGCTGCATGAGAACAGTAAGGAAGATCAGGAAGATGACGATGTAGTAGATGACGCGAAAGATACCGGTGGCAAAGATCGAAA
- the LOC129740117 gene encoding uncharacterized protein K02A2.6-like yields MVADIKMLHFFDNTLRTRVVADASPVGLGAVLLQFEDHRLDSSPHIISYASKSLSETEKRYCQTEKEALALVWAVERFSVYLLGRTFELETDHKPLETIFSPNSRPCARIERWLLRLQSFSFKVIYRKGCNNIADSLSRLSQNKSAADFDRDSPFLILAIKESAAIDTGELDKASRDDQELKAVRECLINNNWKNPLAKPYEIFKTEIGFTGDTLIRRNKLIVPRALRNRMLELAHEGHPGESVMKRRLRDRVWWPGMDREIEKNVSSCEGCRLVCVPNRPEPMERRPLPNGPWIDIALDFMGPLPSGEYLLVVIDYYSRYKEVEIMKHITAEDTINRLRKIFTRLGYPVTITLDNAKQFLSNTFENYCTQNKIHLNYSTPYWPQENGLVERQNRSLLKRLQISHALGRNWKHDLEDYLLMYYTTPHSVTKKTPTELCYGRTIRSKIPCLTDLGTGIADDEVQERDKRSKLIGKEKEDKRRGARVSEIQVGDTVLMKNLLPGNKLTSNFGPSPFVVSRKIGSRVEIKNKSTGKVFERNSSHLKRVVDSEVVSSNDSTPEDSLSRFSIIPPTVVANEEEDTDNSPHFRSRRNVKPPSRFQDYVVGVLDSNQSD; encoded by the coding sequence ATGGTCGCTGATATTAAAATGTTGCACTTTTTCGACAATACATTACGAACAAGGGTAGTTGCTGATGCCTCGCCGGTTGGTTTGGGCGCCGTCCTCTTACAATTTGAAGACCACCGATTAGATTCCAGTCCCCACATCATCAGCTATGCGAGTAAAAGCCTCAGCGAAACTGAGAAACGTTATTGCCAGACCGAAAAAGAGGCTCTCGCACTGGTCTGGGCGGTTGAACGTTTTTCAGTTTACCTTCTCGGACGAACATTTGAGCTAGAGACTGACCATAAGCCATTAGAAACCATTTTCTCACCAAATTCCCGACCATGTGCCAGAATCGAGCGGTGGTTGCTACGATTGCAGTCTTTTTCATTCAAGGTCATTTATCGTAAAGGTTGTAATAACATAGCAGATTCACTATCAAGGCTCTCACAGAACAAAAGTGCTGCAGACTTCGATAGAGATAGTCCATTTTTAATTCTGGCAATTAAAGAGTCAGCGGCCATCGATACTGGTGAACTAGATAAAGCGTCACGGGATGATCAAGAGTTAAAAGCGGTGAGAGAATGTCTAATCAACAACAATTGGAAAAATCCATTAGCAAAACCTTATGAGATCTTCAAAACCGAAATCGGTTTTACAGGAGACACATTAATTCGACGGAATAAACTGATTGTACCACGAGCTTTGCGAAATAGAATGCTAGAACTTGCTCACGAAGGCCACCCAGGAGAGAGCGTTATGAAACGCAGATTACGCGACCGTGTTTGGTGGCCCGGAATGGATCGGGAAATAGAGAAGAATGTATCCTCATGTGAAGGTTGTAGGTTGGTGTGTGTCCCGAATAGACCTGAACCGATGGAGAGAAGACCTCTTCCGAATGGGCCTTGGATCGATATCGCATTGGACTTCATGGGTCCACTGCCAAGTGGTGAATATTTGCTAGTTGTCATTGACTACTACAGCCGCTACAAGGAGGTAGAAATAATGAAACACATAACTGCTGAGGACACCATAAACCGACTGCGAAAAATTTTCACCAGATTGGGATACCCAGTGACAATAACTCTGGATAACGCAAAGCAATTTCTGAGTAATACTTTCGAGAATTACTGTACGCAAAACAAAATTCATCTTAACTACTCAACCCCTTACTGGCCTCAAGAAAACGGACTCGTGGAACGACAAAACCGTTCCTTATTAAAGCGACTGCAAATAAGCCATGCTTTGGGCCGAAACTGGAAACACGATTTAGAAGACTATTTGCTGATGTATTACACAACCCCGCATTCCGTGACGAAAAAAACGCCAACAGAGTTATGCTACGGACGAACAATTCGATCGAAAATACCATGCCTAACGGATTTGGGAACCGGGATAGCGGACGACGAAGTTCAAGAAAGAGATAAAAGATCAAAACTTATTGGAAAGGAAAAAGAGGACAAGAGACGTGGAGCcagagtttcagaaattcaAGTCGGCGACACAGTTCTCATGAAAAACTTACTTCCCGGAAATAAGCTGACTAGCAACTTTGGTCCTAGTCCTTTTGTCGTGTCTAGAAAAATTGGATCACgtgttgaaattaaaaacaaatctacTGGAAAAGTTTTTGAGAGAAACTCAAGCCACCTGAAACGAGTTGTTGATTCTGAAGTCGTTTCGTCAAATGATTCAACACCAGAAGATAGCCTTTCACGTTTTTCAATCATACCTCCAACCGTCGTAGCCAATGAAGAAGAAGACACGGACAATTCCCCTCATTTCAGGAGCCGGAGAAATGTGAAACCTCCTTCTAGGTTTCAAGACTACGTAGTCGGAGTTTTGGACAGCAATCAAAGCGACTGA
- the LOC129738935 gene encoding CD209 antigen-like protein E — protein sequence MVELVAHSFDRKKMKNIISLLFLLVLHLTFGAKYYVPNLRANWHKAHEFCTSLGMALVSVESNEKHQDLIGFIQTTDKLSNLTRYWLGASDLAEPKTFTWLHNSRQLTFQNWARSEPNNLEGEHCVEMLYQRYAKYTWGWNDNDCTFAAYPICETVTKDCVDTF from the exons ATGGTTGAACTTGTCGCTCATTCTTTCGATCGCAAGAAGATGAAGAACATTATATCGCTTCTGTTTTTGTTGGTTCTTCACTTGACCTTCGGTGCCAAGTATTACGTTCCAAATCTCCGG GCCAACTGGCACAAGGCGCACGAGTTCTGTACCTCCCTAGGGATGGCGTTGGTGTCCGTCGAGTCTAACGAGAAACACCAGGATTTGATCGGGTTTATCCAAACCACCGATAAGCTGTCAAACCTGACGCGCTACTGGTTGGGCGCCAGTGATTTGGCTGAACCGAAAACATTCACCTGGCTGCACAATAGTCGACAGCTCACGTTCCAGAATTGGGCCCGAAGCGAGCCGAACAACTTGGAGGGCGAACACTGTGTAGAGATGCTGTATCAACGGTATGCAAAGTACACTTGGGGTTGGAACGACAACGATTGCACCTTCGCGGCCTATCCCATCTGTGAAACGGTCACCAAAGACTGTGTCGACACCTTCTAG
- the LOC129738934 gene encoding COP9 signalosome complex subunit 5, translated as MGDSELARKNWELENNIETLPASDEIFRYDAEQQQRILTARPWEKDPHFFKDIKISALALLKMVMHARSGGALEIMGLLLGKIEGDTMVVMDAFALPVEGTETRVNAQSQAYEYMSAYMDSAKEVGRCENAIGWYHSHPGYGCWLSGIDVNTQMLNQNYQEPFVAIVVDPVRTVSAGKVCLGAFRTYPKGYKPPNEEPSEYQTIPLNKIEDFGVHCKQYYQLDVTYFKSALDRKLLDSLWNKYWVNTLGSSGLLSNADYTTGQILDLSEKLELSEASLGRGPFVVSGTDPNEKRTEDKLSKATRDCSRASIELIHGLMAQIAKDKLFNTVNVKNK; from the exons ATGGGCGATTCGGAGCTTGCTCGTAAAAATTGGGAATTGGAAAACAACATCGAAACGCTTCCTGCCAGTGATGAAATCTTCCGGTACGATGCCGAACAGCAGCAGCGAATCCTGACGGCCCGACCCTGGGAAAAAGATCCGCACTTTTTCAAGGATATTAAAATTTCCGCTCTTGctcttttgaaaatggttatgcATGCTCGTTCCGGGGGCGCCCTCGAGATTATGGGTCTTCTGCTGGGGAAAATCGAAGGCGATACCATGGTCGTAATGGATGCCTTCGCACTGCCAGTCGAGGGTACGGAAACGCGCGTCAATGCCCAATCGCAGGCCTACGAGTACATGTCGGCGTACATGGATTCGGCCAAGGAGGTGGGTCGATGCGAGAATGCCATCGGATGGTACCACAGCCATCCGGGCTATGGTTGTTGGTTATCCGGTATTGACGTTAATACGCAGATGTTAAACCAAAACTATCAGGAACCGTTCGTGGCCATTGTAGTCGATCCGGTTAGAACTGTTTCGGCCGGCAAGGTGTGTTTGGGAGCATTCCGGACCTATCCGAAAg GTTACAAGCCACCCAACGAGGAGCCGTCCGAGTACCAGACAATTCCGTTGAATAAGATAGAAGATTTTGGTGTTCACTGCAAGCAGTACTATCAGCTGGACGTGACCTACTTCAAGTCAGCACTGGACCGTAAGCTGCTCGATTCACTGTGGAACAAGTACTGGGTCAACACTCTAGGCAGTTCCGGTTTGCTGAGCAACGCCGACTATACCACTGGCCAGATATTGGATTTGTCCGAAAAGTTGGAACTTAGTGAAGCTAGCCTGGGCCGTGGTCCATTTGTGGTTAGCGGAACGGATCCGAACGAAAAACGCACGGAAGACAAGCTTTCAAAGGCCACACGTGATTGTAGCCGAGCATCGATCGAGCTGATCCACGGACTAATGGCACAAATCGCAAAGGATAAACTTTTCAATACggttaatgttaaaaataagtaG
- the LOC129755648 gene encoding 60S acidic ribosomal protein P2-like — MRYVAAYLLAVLGGNASPSNADIEKILSSVGIEADSTRVTKVVNELKGKSIDELIASGREKLSSMPAGGGGAPAAGGAAAAAGGAAPAEEKKEEKKEESESEDDDMGFGLFE; from the exons ATGCGTTACGTGGCTGCATACCTTTTGGCTGTCCTCGGTGGAAACGCCTCGCCCTCCAATGCCGACATCGAGAAAATCCTGAGCTCGGTCGGTATCGAGGCCGATTCGACTCGTGTCACCAAGGTGGTAAACGAGCTGAAGGGCAAGTCGATCGATGAACTGATCGCTTCCGGTCGCGAGAAGCTGTCGTCGATGCCAGCCGGTGGTGGTGGTGCTCCAGCTGCTGGAGgtgccgctgctgctgctggtggagCTGCCCCCGCCGAGGAGAAGAAGG AGGAAAAGAAGGAAGAGTCGGAGTCCGAGGACGACGACATGGGATTCGGTCTCTTTGAATAA